A window from Triticum aestivum cultivar Chinese Spring chromosome 6D, IWGSC CS RefSeq v2.1, whole genome shotgun sequence encodes these proteins:
- the LOC123141730 gene encoding nuclear transcription factor Y subunit B-1, protein MGGSSKKRGGQRGEGDGENPAAEGGSALPMANVVRLMRRVLPSNVKIAETAKQLTHDCAVEFVGFVGGEASERARSEHRRTVAPEDFTWSCQSLGFDSYVQPMETYLRGYREYDIARGRSSRGARPPAPPATASFLPPGQPVTVTEEELEFLRSVVPPPPEGY, encoded by the exons ATGGGAGGGAGCAGCAAGAAACGTG GTGGGCAgcgcggcgagggcgacggggagAACCCGGCGGCGGAGGGGGGCAGCGCGCTGCCGATGGCCAACGTCGTGCGCCTGATGAGGCGGGTGCTGCCGTCCAACGTCAAGATCGCCGAGACCGCGAAGCAGCTCACCCACGACTGCGCGGTCGAGTTCGTCGGCTTCGTCGGCGGCGAGGCGTCCGAGCGGGCCAGGTCTGAGCACCGCCGCACCGTCGCGCCGGAGGACTTCACCTGGTCCTGCCAGAGCCTCGGGTTCGACAGCTACGTCCAGCCCATGGAGACCTACCTCCGCGGCTACCGCGAGTACGACATCGCCCGTGGCAGGAGCAGCcgcggggcgcgccctcctgcgCCGCCGGCGACGGCATCGTTCCTGCCGCCTGGACAGCCAGTGACGGTCACCGAAGAGGAGCTGGAGTTCCTGCGGTCGGTGGTCCCTCCGCCGCCGGAAGGATATTAG